One segment of Halomonas sp. TD01 DNA contains the following:
- a CDS encoding FecCD family ABC transporter permease, whose product MKIMANHPSLTDVATRSHAVSNHAAEYANSVPAPEGYWHIALPRWGYSFLLEKRALAVNIGLLIALLAACLLYLSLGSVPLAPSAVIPAVLGKGDMMTAFMVQELRLPRLIAACFTGAAFALSGILMQTLARNRLATPGIIGIDNGATAFAVASIVGMGVSIAPPAMALAGATTAAVLTFGLAAGSGTQGYRFIVAGIGVGAVFGAVTQLMLARVAIDTANAAYPWTVGSLNARPSGAVQLLGIGLALGIVAALALARSLTLLRFKDATASGLGLRVKARRLQILMLSVVLTAFAVAVAGPVGMVALIGPEVARSLSSARHVPILAATLAGALVMLLADLAGRTLLAPIEIPVGIVTAVVGGPWLLWILMRPQRSRP is encoded by the coding sequence AAACCATGCCGCGGAATATGCCAATAGCGTGCCAGCGCCGGAAGGCTACTGGCATATCGCGCTGCCCCGTTGGGGCTATAGTTTTCTTCTCGAAAAGCGCGCACTAGCGGTCAATATCGGTTTGTTGATTGCGTTGCTGGCAGCGTGCCTGCTCTACCTAAGCTTAGGTAGCGTACCGCTGGCGCCCAGTGCGGTCATTCCTGCGGTGTTGGGGAAGGGCGATATGATGACGGCTTTTATGGTTCAGGAGCTGCGCTTACCGCGTTTAATCGCTGCTTGCTTTACCGGGGCGGCGTTCGCGCTTTCAGGTATTTTGATGCAAACCCTGGCCCGCAACCGTCTGGCTACGCCAGGTATTATCGGTATTGATAACGGCGCGACGGCCTTCGCGGTGGCCTCTATTGTGGGCATGGGTGTGTCTATTGCGCCGCCAGCGATGGCCTTGGCTGGCGCGACGACCGCCGCCGTGCTGACCTTTGGCCTTGCGGCTGGCAGTGGCACCCAAGGTTACCGGTTTATTGTCGCGGGCATTGGCGTGGGGGCGGTGTTTGGTGCTGTCACCCAACTGATGTTGGCACGAGTAGCGATTGATACCGCCAACGCTGCCTATCCATGGACGGTTGGGTCACTTAATGCACGCCCCAGCGGGGCAGTACAACTGCTGGGAATTGGCTTGGCATTAGGGATAGTTGCCGCCTTGGCGCTGGCACGCTCACTGACGTTACTGCGTTTTAAAGACGCGACCGCCAGTGGTCTCGGGCTTCGTGTTAAAGCCCGCAGGTTGCAAATCCTGATGCTATCCGTCGTGCTCACCGCCTTTGCGGTTGCTGTGGCGGGGCCAGTGGGCATGGTTGCGCTGATTGGTCCAGAGGTTGCTCGTTCACTTTCCAGTGCTCGACATGTGCCGATTTTGGCCGCCACATTAGCAGGTGCTCTGGTAATGTTGCTGGCCGACCTTGCCGGGCGCACTCTCTTGGCACCAATTGAAATTCCCGTTGGCATTGTTACAGCGGTGGTTGGCGGCCCCTGGCTGCTATGGATATTAATGCGCCCACAACGGAGCCGCCCATGA
- a CDS encoding ABC transporter ATP-binding protein, giving the protein MNSTSLSPTLATDALCMSYGQRRVIEDLGVSLPSGQVTAIVGPNGCGKSTLLSGLARLHKPDSGAVLLDSQDIQRLPARQLATQLALLPQEAVAPEGLTVTELIRFGRQPHQGWLRQWSAEDQRVVQYALDAAGLKELADRPLEALSGGQRQRAWIAMTIAQQTPLLLLDEPTSALDLGHQIEVFELVRHLACHGRTVVMVLHDLASACRYSDNLIAMRDGQIIAKGAPAEVVTPALVRELYQVDCTLLLDPDTGSPLLANVRRVAQPA; this is encoded by the coding sequence ATGAATAGCACATCTCTTTCACCAACGCTTGCTACCGATGCGTTGTGTATGAGCTACGGCCAACGTCGAGTGATTGAAGACCTGGGCGTTAGCTTACCTAGTGGGCAGGTAACGGCCATTGTTGGCCCTAACGGCTGTGGCAAATCAACGCTACTTTCTGGTCTGGCTCGCCTGCACAAACCTGACAGCGGAGCAGTACTGCTGGATAGTCAGGATATTCAGCGTCTGCCCGCGCGCCAGTTAGCCACCCAGCTAGCGTTGTTGCCTCAAGAAGCGGTGGCTCCGGAAGGGCTAACCGTCACCGAGTTAATTCGCTTTGGCCGCCAGCCCCACCAAGGCTGGCTGCGTCAATGGTCGGCGGAAGACCAGCGCGTGGTGCAGTACGCGCTCGATGCTGCTGGTTTGAAAGAGCTCGCCGACCGGCCGTTAGAAGCGCTTTCCGGCGGGCAACGCCAGCGCGCCTGGATCGCGATGACCATTGCCCAGCAGACCCCATTACTGTTACTAGATGAACCGACCTCTGCACTAGACTTAGGCCACCAGATTGAAGTGTTTGAGTTAGTGCGCCACTTGGCTTGCCATGGCCGTACGGTAGTGATGGTATTGCATGACCTCGCCAGTGCCTGCCGTTATTCAGACAACCTGATTGCCATGCGCGATGGCCAGATTATTGCTAAGGGGGCGCCCGCCGAGGTGGTGACACCCGCGCTGGTGCGCGAGCTTTACCAGGTAGATTGCACGCTGCTGCTTGACCCGGATACCGGAAGCCCTTTATTGGCCAACGTGCGCCGCGTGGCTCAGCCAGCATAA
- a CDS encoding ABC transporter ATP-binding protein, whose product MASSPPDSHAKPSGSQGAHSQSFQALVRLLRYAKGYRRRIAAATACSIINKLFDIAPEILIGVAIDVVVNQENSFVARLGFETPHQQITILAVLTFFIWAGESLFEYLFQILWRNLAQRLQADMRQDTYEHAQRLDMAFFESKSSGQLVATMNDDVNQLERFLDGGANALIQVGVTVIAVGAVFFVLSPLIALLAFTPIPLIIWGAFFFQRKAGPLYSDVREKVGDLASRLSNNLSGIATIKSFTSEAREAERLRDASEAYLEANRRAIKVSSAFIPVIRMAILAGFLATFTVGGMMALNGSLNVGAYGVLVFLTQRLLWPLTGLAQVIDLFERAMASTKRILDLLEVPITVKDESTAPLAAPVKGEVQFEAVSFHYASSQVGVSGVDLHVPAGNTLALVGATGSGKSTLIKLLLRFYDPASGRVLVDGQPITEVSMHSLRQAIGLVSQDVYLFEGSIRDNIAYGKPDASEAAIIDAAKTAEAWSFIETLPQGLETPVGERGVLLSGGQRQRLSLARALLKDPPILVLDEATSAVDNETEAAIQRSLKRIAHGRTVIMIAHRLSTIVHADEIVVIEQGRVAERGNHSSLLVADGHYAAQWRVQTGAAQAGDVETLSH is encoded by the coding sequence GTGGCTTCTTCTCCACCCGATTCTCACGCTAAACCTTCAGGAAGTCAGGGGGCTCACAGCCAAAGCTTTCAAGCACTCGTGCGATTGCTGCGCTATGCCAAAGGATATCGGCGGCGGATTGCTGCGGCCACCGCCTGTTCCATTATTAATAAGCTATTTGATATCGCTCCGGAAATCCTGATCGGTGTGGCGATTGATGTGGTGGTTAACCAGGAAAACAGCTTTGTAGCGCGGCTGGGTTTTGAAACGCCCCACCAACAAATCACCATTCTGGCGGTGCTGACGTTCTTTATCTGGGCGGGGGAGTCGCTGTTCGAGTACTTGTTCCAAATCCTCTGGCGAAACCTTGCCCAGCGGCTACAGGCCGATATGCGCCAAGACACCTACGAGCACGCCCAGCGATTGGACATGGCATTTTTTGAATCAAAAAGCTCCGGTCAGCTCGTCGCCACCATGAACGACGACGTGAACCAGTTGGAGCGCTTCCTGGACGGTGGTGCCAACGCGCTGATTCAAGTTGGTGTGACGGTAATAGCGGTAGGCGCCGTGTTCTTCGTGCTGTCACCGCTGATTGCACTGCTGGCGTTCACGCCGATCCCGCTCATTATCTGGGGCGCCTTCTTCTTCCAACGCAAAGCCGGGCCGCTTTACAGCGATGTGCGTGAAAAGGTGGGTGATCTTGCCAGCCGCCTTTCCAACAACCTAAGTGGCATTGCCACCATCAAAAGCTTTACCAGTGAAGCGCGGGAAGCCGAGCGCCTCCGTGATGCCAGCGAAGCCTATTTAGAAGCCAACCGCCGGGCGATAAAGGTCAGCTCTGCGTTTATACCCGTCATCCGTATGGCGATTTTGGCGGGCTTTCTCGCCACCTTCACCGTCGGCGGCATGATGGCGCTGAACGGCAGCCTGAATGTAGGCGCTTACGGCGTCCTGGTTTTCCTTACCCAGCGCTTGCTGTGGCCGCTCACTGGCCTTGCCCAAGTGATCGACTTGTTCGAGCGCGCGATGGCCAGCACCAAGCGGATTCTTGACCTATTGGAAGTGCCGATTACGGTTAAAGATGAAAGTACAGCGCCTCTCGCTGCACCTGTGAAAGGCGAGGTGCAGTTCGAAGCCGTGAGCTTCCACTATGCCTCTAGCCAGGTGGGAGTGAGTGGCGTTGATCTCCACGTGCCTGCAGGCAACACCCTAGCGCTGGTAGGTGCTACCGGTTCCGGCAAATCGACCCTGATCAAATTGCTGCTGCGCTTTTACGACCCTGCCAGCGGTCGCGTACTGGTCGATGGTCAGCCGATCACGGAGGTCAGCATGCACTCGCTGCGTCAAGCGATAGGGTTGGTGAGCCAGGATGTGTACCTGTTTGAAGGCAGCATTCGCGATAACATTGCTTACGGCAAACCTGATGCCTCGGAGGCCGCGATTATTGACGCCGCCAAAACCGCTGAAGCCTGGAGTTTTATTGAAACACTGCCCCAAGGGTTGGAAACCCCGGTTGGCGAGCGAGGGGTATTACTCTCTGGTGGCCAACGTCAGCGGCTTTCGCTGGCCAGGGCGCTGCTAAAAGATCCGCCAATTCTGGTGCTGGATGAAGCCACTAGCGCGGTGGATAACGAAACTGAAGCCGCCATTCAACGTTCACTAAAACGCATCGCCCATGGCCGTACAGTGATTATGATTGCCCACCGGCTTTCGACCATTGTGCATGCCGATGAAATCGTGGTGATTGAGCAAGGACGCGTTGCTGAACGCGGTAACCACTCAAGCTTGTTGGTGGCTGATGGCCACTATGCTGCCCAGTGGCGAGTACAAACCGGCGCCGCCCAGGCAGGGGATGTGGAAACACTTAGCCATTGA
- a CDS encoding tyrosine-type recombinase/integrase, which translates to MATIVKTPSATWKAVIRKSGWPTIAKTFRTKRDAQDWARRTEDEMVRGVYIQRSASERMTLEAALQRYLADITPTKKPSTQKSERQKATTLIEHLGKYSLAALTPELIANYRDKRLNSLGRRGQLISPNTVRLELALLGHLYTVAIQEWGLGLTYNPVQNIRKPSPGEGRNRRLNSDEEKRLFAVLRQHSNPMLAWIARVALETGMRSSEILTLTRNQVDVKRRVVRLTDTKNNEARLVPLTQVATEAFKQALNNPVRPLDCDLVFFGEPGQDGKRGPYAYTKLWNQAKKQAGLDDFRFHDLRHEAVSRLVEAGLSDQQVAAISGHKSMQMLRRYTHLRAEDLVDQLDAIEQRRSKA; encoded by the coding sequence GTGGCCACTATCGTCAAGACCCCTTCTGCAACCTGGAAAGCCGTCATCCGCAAGTCGGGTTGGCCAACCATCGCAAAGACCTTCCGCACCAAACGTGACGCTCAAGATTGGGCACGCCGCACTGAAGATGAAATGGTGCGCGGTGTTTATATCCAACGTAGTGCCTCAGAGCGCATGACGCTTGAAGCAGCATTGCAGCGCTACCTAGCCGATATCACGCCTACTAAGAAACCCAGTACTCAAAAAAGTGAACGCCAAAAAGCGACGACGCTTATTGAGCATTTGGGCAAATACTCCCTTGCAGCGCTGACCCCAGAGCTGATCGCCAACTACCGTGATAAACGACTCAACTCACTAGGACGGCGTGGGCAGCTTATCAGCCCTAATACCGTGCGCCTGGAGCTTGCCTTACTCGGACACCTTTACACCGTGGCCATACAGGAATGGGGACTGGGACTTACCTATAATCCCGTCCAGAACATCCGCAAGCCTAGCCCAGGAGAAGGGCGTAACCGTCGCCTGAATTCTGACGAGGAAAAGCGGCTGTTTGCTGTTCTGCGGCAGCATAGCAACCCAATGCTAGCCTGGATCGCCAGAGTAGCCCTGGAAACGGGTATGCGCTCTTCAGAGATCCTGACCCTCACTCGCAATCAGGTCGACGTTAAACGCCGCGTGGTGCGCCTTACAGACACCAAAAACAACGAAGCCCGCCTAGTGCCGTTGACTCAAGTGGCAACCGAAGCGTTCAAACAAGCGCTTAATAACCCAGTTCGCCCGCTCGACTGTGATCTAGTGTTCTTCGGTGAGCCTGGCCAGGATGGAAAGCGGGGTCCCTATGCTTATACCAAACTATGGAACCAGGCGAAGAAGCAAGCTGGTCTGGATGACTTCCGCTTTCACGACCTTCGCCATGAGGCTGTGAGCAGATTAGTCGAAGCTGGTTTAAGTGATCAGCAGGTGGCAGCAATTAGCGGCCACAAGTCCATGCAAATGCTGCGGCGCTACACCCACCTACGCGCCGAAGACCTGGTAGACCAGCTCGATGCTATTGAGCAGCGACGCTCAAAGGCGTGA
- a CDS encoding helicase RepA family protein, with translation MAIDLMWAFENEPPPLDYVLPHMVAGTVGALISPGGTGKSMLALQLAAQIAGGTDLLGLGELPTGQVIYLPAEDPPTAIYHPLHALGANLKPEQRQAVAEQLLIEPLIGRCPNIMTPDWFDGIKRAAEGRRLMVLDTLRRFHIEEENASGPMTQVIGRMEAIAADTGCSVLFLHHSNKSAAMMGSGDQQHASRGSSVLVDNSRWQSYLSGMTQAEADEWGVDRSQRGYFVRFGVSKVNYAAPFQECWFRRHEGGILKPAVLERHKRPSPVKLKSIGKGGDDDW, from the coding sequence ATGGCGATTGATTTGATGTGGGCATTTGAAAATGAGCCGCCGCCGCTTGATTATGTTTTACCCCATATGGTAGCGGGCACTGTCGGTGCGCTTATATCACCTGGCGGGACAGGTAAGTCCATGCTTGCTCTACAATTGGCTGCTCAGATTGCCGGTGGCACCGATCTGCTGGGATTGGGTGAGTTGCCCACAGGCCAAGTGATATACCTGCCGGCCGAAGATCCACCAACTGCTATTTATCACCCACTACACGCGCTGGGCGCAAACCTCAAGCCGGAACAGCGGCAAGCTGTGGCTGAACAACTGCTGATTGAACCATTGATCGGCAGGTGCCCCAATATCATGACCCCAGACTGGTTCGATGGGATTAAACGGGCTGCCGAGGGTCGTCGCCTGATGGTCTTGGATACCCTGCGCCGCTTCCACATCGAGGAAGAGAACGCCAGCGGGCCTATGACCCAAGTTATTGGCCGCATGGAGGCCATAGCTGCTGACACTGGTTGTTCTGTCCTTTTTTTGCACCACTCCAACAAGAGTGCTGCAATGATGGGGAGCGGCGACCAACAGCACGCGAGCCGAGGGTCATCCGTACTTGTCGATAATAGCCGGTGGCAATCCTACCTGTCTGGCATGACGCAAGCCGAGGCCGATGAATGGGGGGTTGATAGAAGCCAGCGTGGGTACTTCGTCCGCTTCGGCGTAAGCAAAGTAAACTACGCCGCGCCTTTCCAAGAATGTTGGTTTAGGCGTCACGAAGGCGGCATCCTCAAACCTGCTGTACTTGAGCGGCATAAGCGCCCCTCGCCTGTAAAGCTGAAGTCCATCGGCAAAGGCGGAGATGATGACTGGTAA
- a CDS encoding type IV secretion system protein, with the protein MIKGWVWIGGQATGTSLSLSVPEILERGFTLGGDVISAGSGLSRIAYTILALPVVILYTLIAAYAFFVLAEMYVVTAAGIVLLGFGGSQ; encoded by the coding sequence ATGATCAAGGGCTGGGTCTGGATCGGCGGACAAGCTACCGGTACTAGCTTGAGCCTTAGTGTGCCGGAGATCCTGGAACGGGGATTTACCCTTGGGGGCGATGTTATTTCGGCAGGCAGCGGCTTGAGCCGGATCGCCTACACCATCCTGGCGCTGCCTGTTGTCATCCTGTACACGCTGATTGCTGCTTATGCCTTCTTTGTGCTGGCTGAAATGTACGTGGTCACGGCAGCAGGCATTGTTCTGCTGGGTTTTGGCGGTTCGCAGTGA
- a CDS encoding IS30 family transposase, translating to MTHCYRRLSAEDRAAIMLMQGHHSIRAIARQLGRAPSTISRELTRHTVRPGIAYDASLAGYRARLTRCRPRRCPKLHLDGELFELVVYLLRKYWSPEQIARTLKRMFPDNTDRHVSHEAIYNALYLIPRGSLNKELIACLRQGNGKRRPRSRGKDRRQQIPGLVSIHLRPPEIEDRLMPGHWKGDLIIGANNRSAVGTLVERTTRLVILAKVDGTTATAAAVGFSDKLYEVPRSLRLSMTYGQGKEMLKHAEITQKTVTAIYFADPHSPWQRGSNENTNGLLRQYLSKGTDLSVYSQEELDDIADSLNTRPRKTLDWRTPLEVYAEVLKKAVAGPSTLQ from the coding sequence ATGACTCATTGTTATCGCCGTCTTTCTGCTGAAGACCGAGCCGCCATCATGCTGATGCAGGGTCACCATTCGATTCGTGCTATCGCCCGTCAGTTAGGACGCGCACCCAGCACCATTTCACGAGAACTGACACGCCATACGGTCAGGCCTGGCATAGCGTATGACGCCAGTCTCGCTGGTTACCGCGCCCGACTGACCCGCTGTCGGCCTCGTCGTTGCCCGAAGCTGCATCTCGATGGTGAGCTGTTCGAACTGGTGGTCTACCTGCTGCGCAAGTACTGGTCACCAGAGCAAATAGCCCGAACACTGAAGCGTATGTTTCCTGATAATACTGATCGCCACGTCTCGCACGAAGCCATCTACAATGCGCTCTACCTTATACCGCGTGGCTCGCTCAATAAGGAGCTGATTGCCTGTTTGCGCCAGGGTAACGGTAAACGTCGCCCTCGCAGCCGTGGCAAGGATAGACGACAACAGATTCCAGGCTTGGTCAGCATCCATCTGCGGCCGCCTGAGATCGAAGACCGCCTAATGCCTGGCCACTGGAAGGGAGACCTCATCATCGGTGCCAACAACCGCTCTGCCGTCGGTACGCTGGTAGAGCGAACCACGCGTCTGGTGATCCTGGCGAAAGTGGACGGCACCACGGCCACAGCAGCGGCCGTCGGCTTTAGCGACAAGCTCTATGAGGTACCGCGCTCCCTGCGCCTATCGATGACCTATGGCCAGGGCAAAGAGATGCTGAAGCATGCCGAGATCACTCAGAAGACAGTGACAGCGATCTACTTTGCCGACCCGCATAGCCCATGGCAGCGGGGTTCCAATGAGAACACCAATGGGCTGTTGAGACAGTACTTATCAAAGGGCACGGATCTGTCGGTCTACAGCCAGGAAGAGCTCGACGACATCGCCGACTCACTCAATACACGGCCACGCAAGACATTGGACTGGCGCACGCCGCTGGAAGTCTACGCCGAGGTGCTCAAGAAAGCTGTCGCCGGCCCGAGCACGCTGCAGTAG
- a CDS encoding response regulator, with translation MSILQKVAYVEDDPDIREIASLALVDVGGFTLKTCESGEVALREIPAFEPQLVLLDVMMPGMDGTETLTALKKQGAITEATLVVFMTAKVHPEELERYKTMGVAEVISKPFDPMTLADDIRAIWERFDG, from the coding sequence ATGAGCATATTGCAAAAGGTCGCTTACGTCGAGGACGACCCAGACATCCGTGAGATTGCCTCCCTCGCTCTGGTAGACGTAGGTGGTTTTACATTGAAAACCTGTGAGTCCGGCGAAGTCGCACTGCGGGAGATCCCGGCATTTGAGCCTCAATTGGTTCTGCTGGATGTCATGATGCCCGGCATGGATGGCACGGAGACTCTGACCGCGCTCAAAAAACAGGGTGCCATAACGGAAGCTACTCTGGTCGTGTTTATGACGGCCAAAGTTCACCCGGAAGAATTGGAACGTTATAAAACAATGGGCGTTGCAGAGGTGATATCAAAACCTTTCGATCCCATGACGCTGGCAGATGATATACGAGCGATTTGGGAGCGGTTCGATGGCTAA
- a CDS encoding diguanylate cyclase: MAKQSLTSRSLSHIEKLKAAYAERLESEFKRLEILSSRLETHPSCKDALSELHSALHTLAGAAGTFGFHSLGEKAREFETIVAKNLSESSEEAATPARWLSELRDAHAADSHGQSEEAIETSPQAIAADSPCLWLVERDHLLASYALSQLTSFGFRVYHLDDARALKTTDNPEPDLLLIDHHALQHEGPESQDFWQSLLDDFQCPIFFTGAEDSFSAKLEALRAGAQGYFVKPLDMIKLASHISQVIRTEDSEPGRVLIIEDDRELASHFQSILKDAGMQVAALEKTDQLFETVSEFNPELVLMDLWLPHVNGAELAALLSQTDRWTHLPIIYLSAESNPELRNQALLRGGDAFLGKPVDMDLLVRLCAARIQRLRQLERTRNRDGLTGLLKHASIKEALQMQWQLAQRRPQTFSVAMLDIDHFKAVNDTYGHAVGDTVIATVGTLLRQHFRTTDKLGRYGGEEFTLVLPDCNADHAYKLVNRLREDFADIKFASDGEPFTCTLSAGVADNRQFPKDTAEALLEKADQALYRAKHDGRNQVVRASDQQVQSSP; the protein is encoded by the coding sequence ATGGCTAAGCAGTCTCTTACCAGTCGTTCGCTCAGCCATATTGAAAAGTTAAAAGCGGCTTACGCAGAACGTTTGGAGTCCGAATTTAAGCGGCTTGAAATTCTGTCTTCCCGCTTGGAAACGCATCCCTCATGCAAAGACGCACTGAGTGAATTGCATTCGGCGTTGCACACGCTGGCGGGGGCTGCCGGAACCTTTGGTTTCCACTCGCTCGGCGAGAAAGCCCGTGAGTTTGAAACAATAGTGGCAAAAAACCTGTCAGAATCTTCCGAAGAAGCAGCCACTCCCGCCAGGTGGTTGTCTGAACTGAGGGACGCTCATGCGGCCGACAGCCATGGGCAGAGCGAAGAAGCGATTGAAACCAGCCCTCAAGCTATTGCTGCAGACTCTCCTTGCCTATGGCTGGTAGAGCGCGATCATCTGCTTGCCAGTTATGCCCTGTCTCAACTGACAAGTTTTGGCTTCCGTGTTTATCATCTGGACGATGCCCGCGCCCTTAAAACAACCGACAACCCAGAGCCAGATTTATTACTGATTGACCACCATGCTCTTCAGCATGAAGGGCCAGAATCCCAAGACTTCTGGCAATCCCTGCTAGACGATTTTCAATGCCCGATATTCTTTACCGGTGCTGAGGATAGCTTCAGTGCGAAGCTGGAAGCTTTGCGTGCGGGTGCCCAGGGGTATTTTGTCAAACCCTTGGATATGATCAAACTTGCTTCACACATCTCCCAGGTTATTCGCACTGAGGACTCCGAACCCGGACGGGTTCTGATCATAGAAGATGATCGGGAACTTGCCAGCCACTTTCAGTCCATCCTCAAAGACGCGGGCATGCAGGTAGCGGCACTCGAGAAGACCGACCAGTTGTTCGAAACTGTCAGCGAATTTAACCCCGAGCTTGTTCTGATGGACCTGTGGCTGCCCCATGTGAACGGTGCGGAACTCGCGGCACTGCTTTCGCAAACCGATCGCTGGACACATTTACCCATCATCTACCTGTCTGCGGAGTCCAACCCGGAGCTGCGAAACCAGGCTCTGCTGAGGGGCGGGGACGCGTTTTTGGGAAAACCCGTCGACATGGACCTTTTGGTCCGATTATGCGCGGCCAGAATCCAGCGCTTGCGCCAACTGGAACGAACCCGCAATCGGGATGGCCTGACCGGTTTGCTGAAGCATGCCAGCATCAAGGAAGCATTGCAGATGCAATGGCAGTTAGCCCAGCGGCGCCCGCAAACCTTCAGTGTCGCGATGTTGGATATCGATCATTTCAAAGCCGTCAACGATACCTACGGTCACGCAGTGGGTGACACGGTGATCGCCACCGTGGGCACGCTGCTTCGTCAGCATTTTCGGACCACTGACAAGCTGGGCCGCTACGGTGGCGAGGAGTTCACACTGGTGTTGCCGGACTGTAATGCCGACCATGCCTACAAGCTGGTGAACCGCTTGCGGGAAGATTTTGCGGACATTAAATTTGCAAGCGATGGCGAACCGTTTACCTGTACTCTCTCAGCAGGCGTGGCAGATAACCGTCAGTTTCCGAAAGATACGGCCGAAGCATTGCTGGAAAAGGCTGATCAAGCACTTTACCGCGCCAAGCATGACGGGCGAAACCAAGTGGTGCGTGCGTCAGATCAGCAAGTACAGAGTTCGCCTTGA